A single Dongia rigui DNA region contains:
- the gabD gene encoding NADP-dependent succinate-semialdehyde dehydrogenase encodes MTQAAMKAQKFVLPIKDQGLFRQQCYINGQWVDADSGKTIEVTNPATGEVIGTVPQMGAAETKRAIDAANAAWGAWRKKTAKERANLLRQWFNLMMAAQEDLAIILTAEQGKPLAEAKGEIAYGASYIEWFAEEAKRIYGDIIPPHQGDKRIVVTKEPVGVVAAITPWNFPNAMGTRKAAPAMAAGCPVVMKPASQTPFSTLAIAVLAERAGIPAGVLNIVTGSASAIGGEMTSNPIVRKLTFTGSTEIGKLLMQQCAATVKKTSMELGGNAPFIVFDDADLDAAVEGAMMSKFRNTGQTCVCANRIYVQDAVYDAFAEKLKAAVAKMKIGDGLKGETQQGPLIDMKAVEKVEEHIADAVGKGAKVALGGKRHALGGSFFEPTILTGVTSQMAVAKEETFGPLAPLFRFKTEEEVIKMANDTEFGLASYFYARDLGRVWRVAEAVEYGIVGINTGIISSEVAPFGGVKESGNGREGSKYGIEDYLEIKYMCMGGI; translated from the coding sequence ATGACCCAAGCCGCTATGAAGGCGCAGAAATTCGTCCTGCCGATCAAAGACCAGGGCCTGTTCCGGCAGCAATGCTACATCAACGGCCAGTGGGTCGATGCGGATTCGGGCAAGACGATCGAGGTCACCAATCCGGCGACGGGTGAAGTGATCGGCACGGTCCCGCAGATGGGTGCTGCCGAAACGAAACGCGCCATCGACGCGGCCAATGCCGCCTGGGGTGCCTGGCGCAAAAAGACCGCCAAGGAACGCGCCAATCTGCTGCGCCAGTGGTTCAACCTGATGATGGCGGCGCAGGAGGATCTGGCGATCATTCTGACCGCGGAACAAGGCAAGCCGCTCGCCGAAGCCAAGGGCGAGATCGCCTATGGCGCCTCATACATCGAATGGTTCGCCGAGGAAGCCAAGCGCATCTATGGCGACATCATCCCGCCGCACCAGGGCGACAAGCGCATCGTCGTCACCAAGGAGCCGGTCGGCGTCGTCGCCGCGATCACGCCCTGGAACTTCCCCAACGCGATGGGCACCCGCAAGGCAGCGCCGGCCATGGCCGCGGGCTGCCCGGTGGTCATGAAGCCCGCGTCGCAGACGCCGTTCTCGACGCTGGCGATTGCCGTGCTGGCGGAGCGCGCCGGCATTCCCGCAGGCGTTCTCAACATCGTGACGGGTTCGGCGTCGGCTATCGGCGGTGAAATGACCAGTAACCCGATCGTGCGCAAGCTGACCTTCACCGGCTCGACCGAGATCGGCAAGTTGCTGATGCAGCAATGCGCCGCCACGGTGAAGAAGACCTCGATGGAACTGGGTGGCAATGCGCCGTTCATCGTGTTCGACGATGCCGATCTCGACGCCGCTGTCGAAGGCGCCATGATGTCCAAGTTCCGCAACACCGGCCAGACCTGCGTTTGCGCCAACCGCATCTATGTGCAGGACGCGGTCTATGATGCTTTCGCCGAGAAGCTGAAGGCGGCGGTCGCCAAGATGAAGATCGGCGACGGCCTCAAGGGCGAAACGCAGCAGGGTCCGCTCATCGACATGAAGGCGGTGGAGAAGGTCGAGGAACACATTGCCGATGCCGTTGGCAAGGGCGCCAAGGTCGCCCTGGGCGGCAAGCGCCACGCGCTGGGTGGCAGCTTCTTCGAGCCCACCATTCTGACCGGGGTCACGTCGCAGATGGCGGTGGCCAAGGAAGAAACATTCGGCCCGCTGGCGCCGCTCTTCCGCTTCAAGACGGAAGAAGAGGTGATCAAGATGGCCAACGATACCGAGTTCGGCCTGGCCTCCTATTTCTACGCCCGTGACCTCGGCCGCGTCTGGCGTGTCGCCGAGGCCGTGGAATACGGCATCGTCGGCATCAACACCGGCATCATCTCCAGCGAAGTCGCTCCCTTCGGCGGCGTCAAGGAATCGGGCAACGGCCGCGAAGGGTCGAAATACGGCATCGAGGATTATCTCGAGATCAAATACATGTGCATGGGCGGCATCTGA